One window of Cydia fagiglandana chromosome 19, ilCydFagi1.1, whole genome shotgun sequence genomic DNA carries:
- the LOC134673824 gene encoding zinc finger protein 260-like: MACSVVLERLRGDATGHSGGKPYGCEHCGKHFGNKYILRNHIQNTHLSTGIKPFACDFCSSTFQTESLVTEHEESEHGVTNFMCAECEYTTSSKKSLETHVKSHFLENNFNCSHCSYRSSCRSDLHKHQTIHMAGEALKCSDCDFKCNVESNLRRHQKTHNRRQQRILTGKQAYKCSNCDYKCSKRTNLRKHERTHYIGEKHFQCNYCDFKCNRKSNLRNHLLIHTGAKPFKCSKCDYKSNRKGDLQVHQRMHTREKPYTCRLCDFKYSSRASLLVHQRTHTGEKPFQCSHCDYKFSQKSSLQRHMTIHTGAKPFKCKDCEYSCRLKENLLTHQSIHTGEEPYTCSHCDYKCSNSSALRRHERTHTGGKPFQCSHCDYKCSLKCILLKHLMIHTGVKPFQCSHCDYKCSQKSYLQNHLSIHTEAKPFQCSHCDYKFSRKLYLQRHLMIHTGAKPFQCSHCNYKCNRKSGLKRHQRIHTGEKPYICSYCGYKCSYVKALRNHEKTHTGEKPFQCSHCDYKCIQKSQLQLHLTKHTGSKPFKCSICEYKSNLKTSLLVHQRIHTREKPYTCTYCDYKCSYISALRSHERTHTGEKPYQCSHCDYKCSHRSSLQQHLMTHTGAKPFQCSHCDYKCNKKSNLRLHLMIHTGAKPFQCSHCDYKCNKKSLLQKHLTIHTGAKPFKCSDCDYKCRSKSCLKRHQTSHNMTIP; the protein is encoded by the coding sequence ATGGCTTGTTCCGTGGTGCTCGAGCGCCTGCGCGGCGACGCGACTGGTCACAGTGGCGGCAAACCATATGGCTGCGAGCACTGTGGCAAGCATTTCGgaaacaaatatattttaaggaatcaCATACAAAACACACACTTGTCGACCGGAATAAAACCATTTGCTTGTGATTTTTGTAGTTCTACGTTTCAAACCGAATCGCTTGTAACAGAACACGAGGAGAGCGAACACGGTGTTACAAATTTCATGTGTGCTGAATGTGAGTATACAACAAGTTCCAAGAAAAGTTTAGAGACTCATGTAAAGAGTCACTTTTTGGAGAATAATTTcaattgtagtcactgtagttaCAGGAGTTCGTGTAGAAGTGATTTGCACAAACACCAGACAATACACATGGCTGGAGAGGCTTTAAAGTGTAGCGACTGTGATTTCAAATGCAATGTTGAATCTAACCTGCGACGTCACCAGAAGACACACAACCGGAGGCAACAGAGAATACTCACTGGAAAACAGGCTTACAAATGTAGTAATTGCGACTACAAGTGCAGTAAACGTACAAACTTGCGAAAACACGAAAGGACACATTATATTGGCGAGAAGCATTTTCAGTGTAACTACTGTGATTTTAAATGCAATCGGAAATCGAACTTACGAAATCACCTGTTGATACATACGGGGGCAAAGCCATTTAAATGTAGCAAATGTGACTACAAGAGCAATCGAAAAGGAGACTTACAAGTTCACCAAAGAATGCACACCAGAGAGAAGCCGTACACTTGTAGGCTATGCGACTTCAAGTACAGTTCTAGGGCAAGCTTACTCGTACATCAACGGACACATACTGGCGAGAAgccttttcagtgtagccactgtgattacaaattcaGTCAGAAATCAAGCTTACAAAGACACATGACGATACATACCGGGGCGAAACCATTTAAGTGTAAAGATTGCGAGTACAGCTGCAGGTTGAAAGAAAACTTGTTAACACACCAGAGTATACACACTGGAGAGGAGCCGTACACATGTAGTCACTGCGACTACAAGTGCAGTAATAGTTCAGCCTTACGAAGACACGAAAGGACACATACTGGCGGGAAgccttttcagtgtagccactgtgattacaaatgcagtctgAAGTGCATTTTGCTTaaacacctgatgatacatactggggtgaagccatttcagtgtagccactgtgattataaatgcagtcagaagtcaTACTTACAAAATCACCTCTCGATACATACTgaggcgaagccatttcagtgtagccactgtgattacaagtTCAGTCGCAAGTTATACTTGCAacgacacctgatgatacatactggggcgaagccatttcagtgtagccactgtaatTACAAATGCAATAGGAAATCAGGCTTAAAAAGACACCAGAGGATACACACTGGAGAGAAGCCGTATATTTGTAGTTACTGCGGCTACAAGTGCAGTTATGTTAAAGCCTTACGAAATCATGAAAAAACACATACTGGCGAGAAgccttttcagtgtagccactgtgattacaaatgcattCAGAAGTCACAATTACAACTACACCTGACGAAACATACTGGGTCGAAGCCATTTAAATGTAGCATCTGCGAATACAAAAGCAATCTGAAAACGAGCTTACTAGTTCACCAAAGAATACACACCAGAGAGAAGCcgtatacatgtacttattgcGACTACAAGTGCAGTTATATTTCAGCCTTACGAAGTCATGAAAGGACACATACTGGCGAGAAGCCTtatcagtgtagccactgtgattacaaatgcagtcatagATCAAGCTTACAACAACACCTGATGacacatactggggcgaagccatttcagtgtagccactgtgattacaaatgcaataAGAAGTCAAACTTACGActacacctgatgatacatactggggcgaagccatttcagtgtagccactgtgattacaaatgcaataAGAAGTCACTCTTACAAAAACACCTGacgatacatactggggcgaagccatttaaATGTAGCGACTGCGACTACAAGTGCAGATCGAAATCATGTTTAAAAAGACACCAGACGAGTCATAATATGACGATACCATAA